Proteins from one Clostridia bacterium genomic window:
- the feoB gene encoding ferrous iron transport protein B — translation MSNCHNNNNINYMDIKGRKLVLVGNPNVGKSVFFNHLTGLYVDVSNFPGTTVDISTGKYKDYVVMDTPGVYGVSSFNEEETVARDVILGADLILNVVDSVHIERDLFLTKQLIDMGKPVLVALNMTDELEKSGIEIDVNKLEELLGVPVIPTAAAKKSGMEAIMKMLPKARQGNRNPILADRIKQIAENTCSEAEALIILEDDEIIAKRYGVKTSGMRDELYMERRREVEEIVNKVIKETNKGASFGVLMGRWMLRPVTGIPMLAVTLYLMYKIIGVFVAGTVVGFTEETIMEGLYRPFIMSLMSPILSGSSFIGNLIIGEFGILTMVPIYILGLLLPLIIGFYLLMAFLEDSGYLPRIAALVDRMLISLGLNGKAIIPIILGFGCVTMATMTTRILGTKREKIIATILLGLAIPCSAQLGVIMGLISQLDVIYVFIYTAAILAIFILTGTILNKVMPGESSQLLIDLPAIRMPMLGNVLKKTLQKTMMFLKEAVPLFIFGAVLISVLQYTNTLVFLQRAMSPITVSLLRLPQETATAFIMGIIRRDFGAAGLSSIVMTQQQVLVSLVVMTLFVPCIAAIMVIFKERGTRDALAIWLGSFAVAFATGGIIAWLI, via the coding sequence ATGAGCAATTGCCATAATAACAATAATATTAATTATATGGATATAAAGGGTAGGAAGCTGGTTCTGGTTGGAAATCCCAACGTCGGCAAGTCAGTATTCTTCAACCATCTGACAGGTCTGTATGTGGATGTATCAAACTTTCCCGGAACTACGGTTGATATAAGCACGGGGAAATATAAGGATTATGTAGTGATGGATACACCCGGAGTATATGGTGTTTCTTCCTTCAATGAGGAAGAAACTGTTGCCAGGGATGTAATACTTGGAGCGGACTTAATACTAAACGTGGTTGACAGTGTTCATATCGAGAGGGATTTATTTCTGACCAAACAGCTTATTGACATGGGGAAGCCGGTCTTAGTCGCCCTGAACATGACGGACGAGCTTGAAAAGAGCGGTATAGAAATTGATGTGAACAAGCTGGAAGAGCTGCTTGGTGTTCCTGTAATCCCTACTGCGGCAGCTAAAAAGAGTGGAATGGAAGCTATAATGAAGATGCTTCCAAAAGCAAGGCAGGGTAATAGAAATCCAATACTTGCTGATAGGATAAAGCAGATAGCTGAGAACACCTGCAGTGAGGCTGAAGCCTTGATAATACTGGAGGATGACGAAATAATTGCAAAAAGATATGGTGTAAAGACCTCAGGCATGCGTGATGAATTGTATATGGAAAGACGCAGGGAGGTTGAAGAGATTGTTAACAAGGTTATTAAGGAGACCAACAAGGGAGCGTCCTTTGGTGTGCTGATGGGCAGGTGGATGTTGAGACCTGTTACAGGAATTCCAATGCTTGCAGTAACACTCTATCTGATGTATAAAATCATAGGGGTATTCGTAGCGGGAACAGTAGTAGGCTTTACTGAGGAAACAATAATGGAGGGCTTATACAGGCCGTTTATTATGTCACTGATGTCACCTATATTAAGTGGAAGCAGTTTTATTGGAAATTTAATAATTGGAGAATTCGGGATACTTACAATGGTGCCCATATATATATTGGGTCTTTTATTACCGCTTATCATAGGCTTTTATTTGCTTATGGCCTTTTTGGAGGACAGCGGCTACCTTCCTAGAATTGCGGCATTGGTGGATAGAATGCTGATTTCTCTTGGCCTCAATGGGAAGGCGATAATACCTATAATATTAGGCTTTGGCTGTGTCACAATGGCAACAATGACTACCAGGATATTAGGTACAAAGAGAGAGAAAATAATCGCGACAATACTTCTAGGACTTGCAATACCATGCTCCGCACAGCTGGGTGTAATAATGGGACTGATATCTCAGTTGGATGTAATTTATGTATTTATATATACTGCAGCGATACTCGCAATTTTCATACTAACAGGAACAATACTCAATAAGGTTATGCCGGGGGAAAGCTCCCAACTGCTCATCGACCTTCCTGCAATAAGGATGCCGATGCTTGGCAACGTATTAAAGAAAACTCTCCAAAAGACAATGATGTTCTTGAAGGAGGCAGTACCATTATTCATTTTCGGTGCAGTATTAATAAGCGTTTTACAATATACAAACACATTGGTATTTTTGCAGCGTGCGATGTCACCGATAACAGTAAGCCTGCTTAGGCTGCCGCAAGAAACTGCTACAGCTTTCATCATGGGGATTATAAGAAGAGATTTCGGAGCCGCAGGACTCAGTTCAATAGTAATGACACAGCAGCAGGTGCTTGTATCATTAGTAGTGATGACGCTATTTGTACCTTGCATAGCTGCAATTATGGTTATTTTTAAAGAAAGAGGAACAAGGGATGCTCTGGCTATTTGGCTTGGCAGCTTTGCAGTAGCATTCGCTACAGGAGGAATAATAGCATGGCTGATATAA
- a CDS encoding Fur family transcriptional regulator — MDALIREYEYLGEKLKEKGYKLTPQRRSILDIILETEGKHLSAEEIYELVKDKCPEIGLATVYRTMQMFDEVGLVYKHNFDDGRSRYELNHHNEDHQHHHLICVGCNKVIEVEEDLLEQLETGIEKKYNFKINNHNVKFFGYCEKCRK; from the coding sequence ATGGATGCTTTGATTCGAGAGTACGAGTATTTGGGGGAAAAGCTAAAGGAAAAGGGCTACAAATTAACTCCTCAGAGAAGATCTATACTCGATATTATATTGGAGACTGAGGGGAAGCATTTAAGTGCTGAAGAGATATATGAGCTAGTGAAGGATAAATGTCCTGAAATTGGCTTGGCTACAGTTTACAGGACTATGCAGATGTTCGATGAGGTGGGTCTGGTATACAAGCACAATTTTGATGATGGCAGAAGCAGATATGAGCTTAACCATCACAATGAGGACCACCAGCATCACCATCTTATCTGTGTCGGCTGCAACAAGGTAATCGAGGTTGAGGAAGATCTGCTGGAGCAGTTAGAGACGGGCATTGAGAAGAAATATAATTTTAAAATTAATAATCATAACGTAAAGTTTTTCGGCTACTGTGAAAAGTGTAGGAAGTAG
- a CDS encoding ferrous iron transport protein A: MTLDKVKRGNKVRIKKIDNKDLKTQAIRIGIYEGAVFLCSEKLPGGPIILQNRMQEVAIGRGLAEDIEVEGV; encoded by the coding sequence ATGACATTAGATAAAGTAAAAAGAGGGAATAAGGTAAGAATAAAAAAAATTGATAATAAAGACCTGAAAACCCAGGCTATAAGGATTGGAATATATGAAGGGGCAGTATTTCTTTGCAGCGAGAAGCTTCCTGGAGGACCTATCATACTGCAGAACAGGATGCAGGAGGTTGCAATAGGAAGAGGGTTAGCGGAGGACATAGAAGTAGAAGGAGTATAA